One region of Micromonospora ureilytica genomic DNA includes:
- a CDS encoding helix-turn-helix domain-containing protein, whose product MSLLRRVIGGVLRRHRQRQGRTLREVAASADVSVPYLSEVERGRKEASSEVLAAICRALGISLADLLGEARDDMRRVEPRLPAAPRAALTHLERVDATRREIGNATLLVGPRTSGFVLHQGAGFSEPTLGVDALASAGGSRPGPRTAALADGAETRLGLRRLTAA is encoded by the coding sequence ATGTCGTTACTGCGACGAGTGATCGGCGGGGTGCTGCGCCGGCACCGCCAACGTCAGGGCCGCACGCTGCGCGAGGTGGCCGCGTCTGCCGACGTCTCCGTGCCCTACCTCTCCGAGGTCGAGCGGGGCCGCAAGGAGGCCTCGTCGGAGGTGCTCGCGGCGATCTGCCGGGCGCTCGGCATCAGCCTCGCCGACCTGCTCGGCGAGGCCCGCGACGACATGCGCCGGGTCGAGCCCCGCCTTCCGGCCGCGCCGCGCGCCGCGCTGACCCACCTGGAGCGGGTCGACGCGACCCGGCGCGAGATCGGCAACGCCACCCTGCTGGTGGGTCCCCGCACCAGCGGGTTCGTCCTGCACCAGGGAGCAGGGTTCAGCGAACCCACCCTCGGCGTCGACGCGTTGGCCTCCGCTGGCGGCTCGCGCCCCGGTCCGCGTACCGCCGCCCTGGCTGACGGCGCAGAGACCCGGCTGGGCCTGCGGCGGCTGACCGCCGCGTAG
- a CDS encoding M23 family metallopeptidase has product MTDSYEGSCCGDDTTTSAVSRRTMLRAAVLGAGAIGTGGLLVPEAAQAAPAIYNPFGAYPITDTWEGHLSRGSLGGIDFGMGVGTALPACGAGTIQNIPNNGTGGHTVTIQHADGYRSQYLHLSQFLLGNGASVGAGTIVGRSGGAAGAPGSGSSTGPHLHWHMIDPSGTRISPLVFIQQNPADQPRQVFEAASNAGWRALPVAGSAGAVTGTATTAITLGSTKILYTLNGGRIHEAASNAGWNNLWTGIHGAQGTALAALNLGGVKHIYNVVDGYVHEAASNNGWRNLNTGIGGASSSSISVIALNGVKYIYSIVGGYVHEAHSANAWRNLNTGIPASAVAAISLGTTKILYTLNGGRIYEAASNAGWNNLWTGIHGAQGTSLAALNLGGVKHIYNVVDGYVHEAASNNSWRNLNSGVRGTRAAALGLDGVKLIYAA; this is encoded by the coding sequence ATGACGGACAGTTACGAAGGCAGCTGCTGCGGCGACGACACGACCACCTCCGCCGTGAGTCGCCGCACGATGTTGCGCGCGGCGGTGCTGGGGGCGGGCGCCATCGGCACCGGTGGCCTGCTGGTTCCCGAGGCCGCGCAGGCCGCGCCGGCGATCTACAACCCGTTCGGCGCCTACCCGATCACCGACACCTGGGAGGGTCACCTCAGCCGCGGATCACTCGGCGGCATCGACTTCGGGATGGGGGTGGGCACGGCGTTGCCGGCCTGCGGCGCCGGCACCATCCAGAACATCCCGAACAACGGCACGGGCGGGCACACCGTCACGATCCAGCACGCGGACGGGTACCGCAGCCAGTACCTGCACCTGTCGCAGTTCCTCCTCGGCAACGGCGCCAGCGTGGGCGCGGGCACGATCGTGGGCCGCTCCGGTGGCGCCGCCGGCGCACCCGGCTCGGGCAGCTCGACGGGCCCGCACCTGCACTGGCACATGATCGACCCGTCCGGCACCCGGATCAGCCCGCTGGTCTTCATCCAACAGAACCCCGCCGACCAGCCCCGTCAGGTGTTCGAGGCGGCCAGCAACGCCGGCTGGCGTGCCCTGCCGGTCGCCGGCAGCGCGGGCGCGGTGACCGGCACGGCGACGACCGCGATCACCCTGGGATCCACGAAGATCCTCTACACCCTCAACGGCGGCCGGATCCACGAGGCCGCCAGCAACGCCGGCTGGAACAACCTGTGGACCGGCATCCACGGCGCACAGGGCACCGCCCTGGCCGCGCTCAACCTCGGCGGGGTGAAGCACATCTACAACGTCGTCGACGGGTACGTGCACGAAGCCGCCAGCAACAACGGTTGGCGCAATCTCAACACCGGCATCGGCGGCGCGAGCTCGTCCTCGATCTCGGTCATCGCGCTGAACGGCGTCAAGTACATCTACAGCATTGTCGGCGGCTACGTTCACGAGGCGCACAGCGCCAACGCCTGGCGGAACCTGAACACGGGCATCCCGGCCTCGGCGGTAGCGGCGATCAGCCTGGGCACCACGAAGATTCTCTACACCCTCAACGGCGGCCGGATCTACGAGGCCGCCAGCAACGCCGGCTGGAACAACCTGTGGACCGGCATCCACGGCGCACAGGGCACCTCGCTGGCCGCGCTCAACCTCGGCGGGGTGAAGCACATCTACAACGTCGTCGACGGGTACGTGCACGAAGCCGCCAGCAACAACAGTTGGCGGAACCTGAACAGCGGGGTCCGTGGGACCCGGGCCGCAGCTCTGGGGCTGGATGGCGTCAAGCTCATCTACGCCGCCTGA
- a CDS encoding MarR family winged helix-turn-helix transcriptional regulator, with amino-acid sequence MSAQPLDSSEHRSGALLDHLARRMRLRSESVLAPLGLRPRHLVALTVLRAGGGTGQQALATILEMDSTNIVGLLNDLEAKQLIERRRSPEDRRRHVVELTEDGTKRLSEAECALAGAEDEVLGALDPAERETLYKLLSRASTGTSINCTEAICATDDTC; translated from the coding sequence ATGTCCGCGCAGCCGCTCGACTCCTCAGAGCACCGCTCGGGCGCACTCCTGGACCATCTGGCCCGGCGGATGCGGCTGCGGTCGGAGTCGGTACTGGCGCCACTGGGGCTGCGCCCCCGGCACCTGGTCGCGCTCACCGTGCTGCGCGCCGGCGGCGGCACCGGTCAACAGGCGCTCGCCACCATCCTGGAAATGGACAGCACCAACATCGTCGGGCTGCTCAACGACCTGGAAGCCAAGCAGCTGATCGAGCGGCGGCGCTCCCCCGAGGACCGTCGCCGACACGTCGTCGAGCTCACCGAAGATGGGACGAAACGCCTCAGCGAGGCCGAATGCGCCCTGGCTGGCGCCGAGGACGAGGTGCTGGGCGCACTGGATCCCGCCGAGCGGGAAACCCTCTACAAGCTGCTCAGCCGGGCCTCCACCGGCACGTCGATCAACTGCACCGAGGCGATCTGCGCCACCGACGACACCTGCTGA
- a CDS encoding ABC transporter ATP-binding protein, with the protein MIEATELTKHYGAKTAVDGLTFTVTPGRVTGFLGPNGAGKSTTMRLMLQLDRPTSGHVRINGKEYGELTEPLRQVGALLESRAAHPGRSAYNHLLSLAASNRIPRQRVRQVIEMVGLESVAGKRVRGFSLGMTQRLGLAAALLGDPPVLLLDEPINGLDPEGVRWIRQLLTGLAAEGRTVLLSSHLMTEMAATADHLIIIGRGRMLADISTSEFVAQHAGSYIRVRSPEAASLRSALTTRGIEVTEAGEGVLHAMGAELEQVAAVGRDEGLIITELTPCTASLEDAFIKLTADAVEYRGGITEASR; encoded by the coding sequence ATGATCGAGGCGACTGAGCTGACCAAGCACTACGGTGCCAAAACTGCCGTCGACGGGCTCACGTTCACGGTGACGCCAGGGCGGGTCACCGGCTTTCTCGGTCCCAACGGGGCCGGGAAGTCCACCACCATGCGGCTCATGCTGCAACTGGACCGGCCCACGTCGGGGCACGTGAGAATCAACGGCAAGGAGTACGGCGAACTGACCGAGCCCCTACGGCAGGTCGGTGCGCTGCTGGAGAGCCGGGCGGCACACCCTGGGCGATCCGCGTACAACCATCTGCTCAGCCTGGCGGCCAGCAACCGCATCCCGCGGCAGCGCGTGCGTCAGGTGATCGAGATGGTCGGGCTGGAGAGCGTCGCCGGCAAGCGGGTTCGAGGGTTCTCGCTGGGCATGACACAGCGGCTCGGGTTGGCCGCCGCGCTGCTCGGCGATCCGCCGGTGCTGCTGCTGGACGAGCCGATCAACGGGCTTGATCCGGAGGGTGTCCGCTGGATCCGCCAACTGTTGACGGGATTGGCGGCCGAGGGGCGCACCGTGTTGCTGTCCAGCCATCTGATGACCGAGATGGCGGCCACCGCCGATCATCTGATCATCATCGGCCGGGGACGCATGCTCGCCGATATCTCGACCAGCGAGTTCGTGGCGCAGCACGCGGGTTCGTACATCCGGGTGCGCTCGCCCGAGGCGGCGAGCCTGCGCAGCGCCCTGACCACCCGCGGGATAGAGGTGACCGAGGCGGGAGAAGGCGTCCTGCACGCGATGGGCGCCGAGCTTGAGCAGGTCGCTGCGGTCGGCCGCGACGAGGGCCTGATAATCACCGAGCTCACGCCCTGCACAGCCTCGCTCGAGGACGCGTTCATCAAGTTGACAGCCGATGCCGTCGAGTATCGCGGTGGGATCACGGAGGCAAGCCGGTGA
- a CDS encoding FMN-dependent NADH-azoreductase, protein MHLLHIDSSIRGDWSISRRLTARAVDAWRAAHPDGTVAYRDLGAEPLPHLDAEGGLARMTPPDQHTPAQRDSWELSARLVDEVKQADVVLLGLPLYNFGAPSSVKSWVDHLIVPGLSFDPTTQEGLLGGREFVVLATRGGGYGEGTPRSGWDHAEPWLPHGLSMTGMQPRFISAELTLAPSVPAMAELIPLHEASLTAAEKEIDNLWQPAGAAR, encoded by the coding sequence ATGCACCTGCTGCATATTGACTCGAGCATCCGTGGTGACTGGTCGATCAGCCGACGGCTCACCGCCCGCGCGGTCGACGCATGGCGTGCGGCCCACCCGGACGGCACCGTGGCCTACCGGGACCTGGGCGCCGAGCCACTACCGCACCTGGACGCGGAGGGCGGGCTGGCGCGGATGACGCCTCCGGACCAGCACACGCCGGCCCAGCGTGACTCCTGGGAGCTCAGCGCGCGGTTGGTCGACGAGGTGAAGCAGGCCGACGTGGTGCTGCTCGGCCTGCCGCTCTACAACTTCGGCGCGCCCAGCAGCGTCAAGTCCTGGGTCGACCACCTGATCGTTCCCGGGCTGTCGTTCGACCCGACGACCCAGGAGGGCCTGCTCGGCGGACGCGAGTTCGTGGTGCTGGCCACCCGGGGCGGCGGCTACGGCGAGGGCACCCCGCGCTCCGGCTGGGACCACGCCGAGCCGTGGCTCCCGCACGGCCTGTCGATGACCGGCATGCAGCCGCGCTTCATCAGCGCCGAGCTGACCCTGGCGCCGTCGGTGCCGGCGATGGCCGAGCTGATCCCGCTGCACGAGGCGAGTCTCACGGCGGCCGAGAAGGAGATCGACAACCTCTGGCAGCCGGCCGGCGCCGCCCGCTGA
- a CDS encoding ClpP family protease: MMRYGAQMLESAQPTFGDHVFERLLRERIVFLGTEVTEESANQICAQILLLAAEDADRDIHLYINSPGGSVSAGMAVYDTMRYVHNDVATLALGFAGSMGQFLLCAGTAGKRYALPHSRIMMHQPSGGMGGTAADITIQAENMLHVKRTMQELIAQHSGRSLDEIQRDWDRDRWFTAEQAREYGLIDQVITRADQLPTL; encoded by the coding sequence ATGATGAGGTACGGCGCACAAATGCTGGAGAGCGCGCAGCCAACCTTCGGTGACCATGTGTTCGAGCGGCTGCTGCGGGAGCGGATCGTCTTCCTGGGCACCGAGGTGACGGAGGAGTCGGCCAACCAGATCTGCGCGCAGATCCTGCTGCTCGCCGCCGAGGACGCCGACCGGGACATCCACCTCTACATCAACTCGCCGGGCGGTTCGGTGAGCGCGGGGATGGCGGTCTACGACACGATGCGCTACGTCCACAACGACGTGGCGACGCTGGCGCTCGGGTTCGCCGGCTCGATGGGGCAGTTCCTGCTCTGCGCGGGTACGGCCGGCAAACGGTACGCGCTGCCACACTCGCGGATCATGATGCACCAGCCGTCCGGCGGAATGGGCGGGACCGCCGCCGACATCACCATCCAGGCGGAGAACATGCTGCACGTGAAGCGGACGATGCAGGAGCTGATCGCCCAGCACAGTGGACGATCCCTCGACGAGATTCAGCGGGACTGGGACCGGGACCGTTGGTTCACCGCCGAGCAGGCCCGGGAGTACGGCCTCATCGACCAGGTGATCACCCGAGCCGATCAGCTGCCGACGCTCTGA
- a CDS encoding potassium channel family protein, with the protein MIHFPAQRRGPLSALSLRLAAALGLVFAVVAAVYLGRAGYRDVNEDGLTLLDCFYYAVVSLSTTGYGDITPAAPSARLVNVLFITPARVIFLIILVGTTLEVLTEQYRTGRRLSRWRRAVKDHVIICGYGTKGRSAVSALMENGLDRSRIVVVERSAAALRQATSAGLVAIEGSATRSSVLNEAHVKNAKAVIIATDSDDASVLVALTVRQLTAGQVRIIAAAREAENAPLLKQSGAHHVIVSSATAGRLLGLSTSAPPLIDVVEDLLTPGQGMALAMRSAERDEVGRSPRELESLVIALVRRGKVVTLADRAGAVIETGDMLVHVRDDRPQSATNA; encoded by the coding sequence GTGATCCATTTTCCCGCGCAGCGCCGGGGCCCACTGAGCGCGCTGAGCCTTCGGCTCGCCGCAGCCCTGGGCCTGGTCTTCGCCGTGGTCGCCGCTGTCTATCTGGGCCGGGCCGGCTACCGCGATGTCAATGAGGACGGCCTCACCCTGCTCGACTGCTTCTACTACGCGGTCGTGTCGCTCTCGACCACCGGCTACGGGGACATCACTCCGGCCGCGCCGTCGGCCCGGCTGGTCAACGTCCTCTTCATCACCCCGGCCCGAGTGATCTTCCTGATCATCCTGGTCGGCACCACCCTGGAAGTTCTGACCGAGCAGTACCGGACCGGCCGTCGCCTGTCGCGGTGGAGGAGAGCCGTGAAGGACCACGTCATCATCTGCGGCTACGGCACCAAGGGGCGCAGCGCTGTCTCCGCCCTGATGGAGAACGGTCTGGACCGCTCGCGGATCGTGGTGGTGGAGCGCAGCGCCGCAGCCCTGCGGCAGGCCACCTCCGCTGGGCTGGTGGCGATCGAGGGCTCGGCGACCCGCTCATCAGTGCTGAACGAGGCGCACGTCAAGAACGCCAAGGCCGTAATCATCGCGACCGACAGTGACGACGCGTCGGTGCTGGTCGCGCTGACGGTACGGCAGCTCACTGCCGGACAGGTCCGCATCATCGCGGCGGCACGGGAGGCGGAGAACGCCCCGCTGCTCAAGCAGAGTGGCGCGCACCACGTGATCGTCTCCTCGGCCACGGCGGGCCGGCTGCTCGGCCTGTCCACCTCGGCGCCGCCGTTGATCGACGTGGTGGAAGATCTGCTCACTCCCGGTCAGGGCATGGCGCTGGCGATGCGTTCCGCGGAGCGGGACGAGGTGGGTCGCTCGCCGCGCGAGCTGGAGTCGTTGGTGATCGCCCTGGTGCGGCGGGGCAAGGTGGTCACGTTGGCGGACCGGGCCGGCGCGGTGATCGAGACCGGCGACATGCTGGTGCACGTACGCGACGACCGCCCCCAGTCGGCCACGAACGCCTGA